One segment of Marinobacter sediminum DNA contains the following:
- a CDS encoding phosphoribulokinase: MSKRHPIIAVTGSSGAGTTTTGQIFSRMFASEGLKPATVSGDSFHRYNREQMARLAAKGQFGERNHFALAANHIDKLEALFYDYGHTGNGRYRQYVHDEDRDLVIAGHKPGTFTPWGPLPAETDLLFYEGLHGGVVSDAYNIAQYVDLLIGVVPIVNLEWIQKIRRDTNKRGYSQQAVVETIINRMDDYVHDIVPQFSQTHINFQRIPLVDTSNPFVVRDVPTEDESMLVIRFRDPSEVDFPYLLQVIANSSLSRHDTLVIPGTKMALAMDLLVRPMVHRLMSRKSFA, from the coding sequence ATGTCCAAGCGTCATCCCATCATCGCTGTTACCGGTTCATCCGGAGCCGGAACCACGACTACCGGGCAAATCTTCAGCCGGATGTTTGCCAGTGAGGGGCTGAAACCGGCCACAGTGAGCGGAGACAGCTTTCACCGTTATAATCGCGAGCAAATGGCCCGGTTGGCGGCCAAGGGACAGTTCGGCGAGCGAAACCATTTTGCCCTTGCAGCCAATCATATCGATAAGCTGGAAGCCCTGTTTTACGATTACGGTCACACCGGTAACGGTCGGTATCGCCAGTATGTCCATGACGAGGATCGGGATCTGGTGATCGCAGGCCACAAACCCGGAACCTTTACGCCCTGGGGGCCGCTGCCTGCGGAAACCGACCTTCTCTTCTACGAGGGTTTGCATGGGGGCGTGGTCAGTGATGCGTACAACATTGCCCAGTATGTGGATCTTTTGATTGGTGTTGTGCCGATCGTGAATCTGGAGTGGATTCAGAAGATCCGCCGGGATACCAACAAGCGGGGCTACAGTCAGCAAGCGGTGGTGGAAACCATCATCAATCGGATGGACGACTACGTTCACGACATTGTGCCGCAGTTCTCCCAGACTCACATCAATTTCCAGCGGATCCCGCTGGTGGACACCTCCAACCCGTTTGTAGTTCGCGATGTGCCTACCGAAGACGAGAGCATGCTGGTGATCCGGTTCCGGGATCCGTCCGAGGTGGACTTCCCCTATCTGCTCCAGGTGATCGCTAACAGCAGCCTGTCCCGTCATGACACTCTGGTGATACCGGGAACCAAAATGGCGCTGGCCATGGATCTGTTGGTACGACCCATGGTCCATCGCCTGATGTCCCGAAAGTCATTTGCCTGA
- the argE gene encoding acetylornithine deacetylase: MSQSAVNTAAVPGIKDMLARLISLPSISSASPNWDHSNEAVVRVLAEWLEPLGFQIEILAVPGMPGKYNLIATLGSGSGGLVLSGHTDTVPFDDKRWQSDPFTLTERDNRWYGLGTCDMKGFFALAIEAAREFAGQDLKEPLIILATADEESSMNGARALAEAGKPKGRYAVIGEPTSLKPVRMHKGIMMERLKFEGQSGHSSNPALGRNAIEGMHEALTELINLRSQWQEQYRNPNFEVQVPTLNPGCIHGGDNPNRICGECELHFDLRPLPGMNMESLRQTILSTLRPVAERRELSMVFEPLFDGVPPFETPADAALVRACEKLTGHTAHAVAFATEAPWLQKLGLETLVMGPGSIDQAHQPDEFLELSQLEPTVRILKGLIRQFCL, translated from the coding sequence ATGTCGCAGTCCGCAGTTAATACCGCGGCGGTGCCAGGCATCAAGGATATGCTGGCCCGCCTGATTTCCCTGCCATCGATCAGTAGCGCGTCTCCCAATTGGGACCACAGCAATGAAGCGGTTGTGCGGGTCCTGGCGGAGTGGCTGGAGCCTCTCGGATTTCAGATTGAGATTCTGGCAGTGCCTGGTATGCCAGGCAAATACAATCTGATTGCGACTCTGGGCAGCGGCTCTGGTGGCCTTGTGCTGTCCGGCCATACCGATACCGTGCCGTTTGACGACAAGCGCTGGCAGAGTGACCCTTTTACCCTCACCGAGCGGGATAACCGCTGGTATGGGCTGGGAACCTGCGATATGAAAGGGTTCTTTGCACTTGCCATTGAGGCTGCCAGGGAATTTGCAGGACAGGACCTGAAGGAACCGCTGATCATCCTGGCGACGGCCGACGAGGAAAGTTCCATGAACGGCGCACGGGCACTGGCCGAAGCCGGTAAGCCCAAAGGCCGTTATGCAGTGATTGGTGAGCCAACCAGCCTGAAGCCGGTGCGTATGCACAAAGGCATTATGATGGAACGCCTGAAATTTGAGGGCCAGTCTGGTCATTCCTCGAACCCGGCGCTGGGCCGCAATGCCATTGAAGGGATGCACGAGGCACTGACGGAATTGATCAACTTGCGCAGTCAGTGGCAGGAACAGTATCGCAACCCGAATTTTGAGGTTCAGGTGCCTACACTGAATCCGGGGTGTATCCACGGTGGTGATAACCCCAACCGGATATGCGGCGAATGTGAACTGCACTTTGATTTGCGGCCTTTGCCAGGCATGAATATGGAGTCGCTACGTCAGACCATCCTGAGCACGCTCCGGCCGGTCGCCGAGCGGCGGGAACTGTCGATGGTATTCGAGCCCCTGTTTGATGGTGTCCCGCCGTTTGAGACACCGGCCGATGCGGCATTGGTCAGAGCCTGCGAAAAGCTGACCGGCCATACCGCTCACGCTGTAGCGTTTGCGACCGAGGCTCCCTGGTTGCAGAAACTGGGCCTCGAGACCCTGGTCATGGGGCCTGGTTCCATTGACCAGGCCCATCAACCGGACGAGTTTCTGGAGCTGTCACAGCTGGAACCAACGGTTCGGATTCTCAAGGGCCTGATCCGCCAGTTCTGCCTATAA
- a CDS encoding acetylornithine deacetylase — protein sequence MKRLLTMLVVLALLGFAGFKAAVWWLTDQRMAEARTALDDWGVLQRGTIGSGLDGHMMLVGSSWQDFRLTQPLDIGRVEFDAGSPVDLLTALADPTRLPASWEIQGEGLGLILEATMLRNWVTADGENSEGEPALFVLSCAPDPRQQIGGGDLMRMGITGLSGEFMLRQNPDGLYAELNTAGTGSLELGWPDTRLDLTEPEAAWASSSGPMLITLRDGGLMRRVAAYCAREAGLETPEWAGRVLDAFRRGLEARGLVASKQLLALYRQWLLEGGELTLTLRPGAPAYGIPVYPPGSEAPEPGLDVKYNGAVVPDVYLQEVAAVIPQRSKDAVEPVTPRENTEVEGWYADTIENAGNWIDHRVRVTLSNENVVEGRLVSVSDRELEVASVVAGGEVAYPMLVRAITGFEVWRRGRTE from the coding sequence ATGAAGCGCCTGCTCACAATGCTGGTTGTTCTAGCTCTGCTTGGTTTTGCCGGTTTCAAGGCTGCTGTCTGGTGGCTGACGGACCAGCGCATGGCTGAGGCGAGAACGGCTCTTGATGACTGGGGTGTCCTCCAGCGCGGCACCATTGGTTCAGGCCTCGACGGGCATATGATGCTAGTCGGAAGCAGTTGGCAGGACTTCCGGCTAACTCAGCCCCTGGATATCGGCCGGGTGGAATTTGATGCCGGATCACCGGTTGACTTGCTGACTGCACTTGCCGACCCCACCAGACTGCCCGCCAGTTGGGAAATACAGGGGGAGGGACTGGGGCTCATCCTGGAGGCGACCATGCTTCGCAACTGGGTAACTGCCGATGGTGAGAACAGCGAAGGTGAGCCTGCGCTGTTTGTTCTTTCCTGTGCGCCGGATCCGCGGCAGCAGATTGGTGGTGGTGACCTGATGCGCATGGGTATTACCGGCCTTTCGGGTGAGTTCATGCTTCGCCAGAATCCGGACGGCCTGTATGCCGAACTGAACACCGCCGGCACTGGCAGTCTGGAACTGGGCTGGCCGGATACCCGCCTTGATCTCACCGAGCCTGAAGCGGCTTGGGCCAGCTCTTCCGGCCCCATGCTTATTACCCTGCGCGACGGAGGACTGATGCGACGGGTTGCCGCCTATTGTGCCCGGGAGGCAGGACTGGAAACGCCGGAGTGGGCAGGGCGGGTTCTGGATGCATTCCGCCGGGGCCTGGAAGCCCGGGGACTGGTCGCAAGCAAGCAGTTACTGGCCCTGTATCGACAATGGCTGCTGGAAGGAGGTGAGCTTACCCTGACGCTTCGTCCAGGTGCACCGGCATATGGTATTCCGGTCTATCCCCCTGGCAGTGAGGCCCCGGAACCTGGCTTGGACGTCAAATATAACGGGGCTGTTGTGCCCGATGTGTATTTGCAGGAAGTAGCAGCAGTTATTCCGCAACGTTCGAAGGACGCTGTGGAGCCGGTTACTCCCCGGGAGAATACTGAAGTTGAAGGGTGGTATGCTGACACCATTGAGAATGCTGGTAACTGGATCGATCACAGGGTCCGGGTAACGCTCTCCAATGAAAACGTGGTTGAAGGTCGGCTGGTGAGCGTCAGTGATCGCGAGCTGGAGGTGGCCAGTGTGGTTGCCGGAGGTGAGGTGGCTTACCCTATGCTGGTGCGCGCCATTACCGGATTTGAGGTGTGGCGGCGCGGCCGCACGGAATGA
- a CDS encoding aminopeptidase, giving the protein MLLATGLSGCTTISYYSQAIGGHLSLMMAGEPVDEFIAGNATSPELQRKLLISQQARLFATNTLELPVKEAFSNYVELGRPWVVVNLVAVPEFSLEPHRWCYPFLGCQAYRGYFSLEDARRERSAFREDGYDTFIGGVTAYSTLGWFDDPLHSGFTSLPEDRMVALMFHELAHRVVYIDNDTAFNESFATAVELEGLKLWLTQQGNPVAFQRALERLQQRNQTVALVRKATDELEQLYRQQGTLTRQQLRQRKSTILGNLLRNYQRLSEQWQQPGPFGESPSALNNANLALFRQYNQYVAGFRQLLRDNGDSFPAFYRSVTALSELPANERIRTLTELSERFKEDF; this is encoded by the coding sequence TTGCTACTGGCAACAGGCCTAAGCGGGTGTACGACCATTAGCTACTACAGCCAGGCTATTGGGGGGCATCTGTCACTGATGATGGCCGGTGAGCCGGTAGACGAATTTATCGCTGGCAACGCAACTTCTCCGGAGCTCCAGCGGAAGCTGCTTATCTCACAGCAAGCCCGGTTATTCGCCACGAACACACTGGAGCTGCCTGTGAAAGAGGCCTTTTCCAATTACGTGGAACTGGGCCGGCCCTGGGTCGTGGTCAACCTTGTAGCCGTACCGGAGTTTTCGCTGGAGCCACACCGCTGGTGCTATCCGTTCCTCGGTTGCCAGGCCTATCGAGGCTATTTCAGTCTCGAGGATGCCAGGCGTGAACGGAGTGCGTTCAGGGAAGACGGATACGATACGTTTATTGGCGGTGTCACTGCCTATTCCACCCTCGGGTGGTTCGACGACCCTCTTCACTCAGGCTTTACCAGTCTGCCCGAAGACCGCATGGTGGCACTGATGTTCCATGAGCTGGCACACCGGGTGGTTTATATTGACAACGACACCGCCTTCAACGAGAGCTTCGCGACCGCAGTGGAACTGGAAGGCCTGAAGCTCTGGTTAACTCAGCAAGGAAATCCTGTAGCTTTCCAGCGAGCACTTGAACGCCTGCAGCAGCGCAACCAGACAGTCGCACTGGTACGAAAAGCGACCGATGAGCTTGAACAGCTCTATCGCCAGCAGGGCACGCTGACCCGTCAGCAACTTCGACAACGCAAGTCGACCATACTGGGCAACCTGCTCCGGAACTACCAAAGGCTATCAGAGCAATGGCAGCAGCCCGGTCCTTTTGGCGAGAGCCCCTCCGCGCTGAACAACGCCAACCTGGCGTTGTTCAGGCAGTACAACCAGTATGTAGCCGGATTCCGCCAGCTGCTTCGGGACAACGGAGATAGTTTTCCTGCGTTTTACCGGTCGGTAACGGCGCTGTCCGAACTGCCAGCGAACGAGCGTATACGCACGCTCACCGAGCTGTCAGAGAGGTTTAAAGAAGACTTTTGA
- the argA gene encoding amino-acid N-acetyltransferase — MKSNEWLHGFRHSSPYINAHRGRTVVLTIPGDAIEHGNFINIIHDIALLSSLGVRLVVAYGARPQIQSRLDRAGVESSFASGLRVTPENHLPMVMEATGGLRAYLESQLSMGLVNSPMHNARIRVSSGNYVAAKPVGVLNGIDFGHTGKVRRVDVAGIDKLLELGHIVLLPPMGYSPTGDAFNLSYEDVGSQVAAALQAEKLMVFIDEQGLLDEDGTLVRELSARQASERLAAGTIVGHDASLLKAACDACVKGVRRAHIISYVKDGALLEEMFTRDGSGTLVSGDNYEQIRQARAEDIGGILELIQPLEEQGILVRRSREKLETEVDRFVVVERDGTVVGCAALYSYPDEDAGELSCFAVDPHYRRGGRGDEILAMVEKLARAQGVHKLFVLTTQAEHWFRERGFQSSSINALPGPKLASYNTQRNSKVFFKPL, encoded by the coding sequence TTGAAATCAAACGAGTGGCTGCACGGATTCCGGCATTCATCTCCCTATATCAATGCCCACCGTGGCCGAACGGTGGTGCTGACGATTCCGGGGGATGCCATCGAGCACGGGAATTTCATCAACATCATTCATGACATCGCACTGTTGAGCAGCCTTGGTGTGCGACTGGTGGTGGCGTATGGGGCACGGCCCCAAATACAGTCCCGCCTGGACCGGGCTGGTGTTGAGTCATCCTTTGCCAGCGGCCTGCGTGTTACGCCGGAAAATCATCTGCCGATGGTCATGGAGGCTACTGGCGGGTTGCGGGCCTATCTGGAAAGTCAGCTTTCCATGGGGCTGGTGAATTCGCCTATGCACAATGCCCGTATCAGGGTTAGCAGCGGGAATTACGTTGCGGCCAAACCAGTGGGGGTGCTCAATGGCATTGATTTTGGCCATACCGGTAAGGTTCGCCGTGTTGACGTAGCGGGGATTGATAAGCTGCTGGAACTGGGACACATTGTCCTGTTGCCTCCCATGGGGTACTCGCCTACTGGCGACGCCTTCAATCTTTCCTATGAAGATGTGGGTAGCCAGGTGGCAGCTGCGCTTCAGGCGGAAAAGCTGATGGTCTTTATTGACGAGCAGGGCTTACTGGACGAAGACGGCACTCTGGTTCGGGAGCTTTCCGCTCGCCAGGCCTCGGAGCGGCTGGCGGCCGGGACGATAGTCGGCCACGATGCGTCGTTGTTGAAAGCGGCCTGTGATGCCTGCGTAAAGGGAGTGCGGCGCGCGCACATTATCAGCTATGTGAAAGATGGCGCCCTGCTGGAAGAAATGTTTACCCGGGACGGTTCGGGCACGCTGGTCAGTGGTGATAATTATGAGCAGATCCGGCAAGCCAGGGCAGAAGATATTGGCGGCATCCTGGAATTGATCCAGCCGTTGGAGGAACAGGGTATTTTGGTGCGGCGTTCCCGCGAGAAGCTGGAAACCGAGGTTGACCGGTTTGTGGTTGTAGAGCGTGACGGCACAGTTGTCGGTTGCGCCGCGCTTTACAGTTATCCGGATGAAGATGCCGGAGAGCTATCCTGTTTTGCTGTAGACCCCCATTATCGTCGTGGGGGGCGAGGTGACGAGATCCTGGCCATGGTGGAGAAACTGGCCCGGGCGCAGGGTGTCCACAAACTGTTCGTGCTTACCACGCAGGCTGAACACTGGTTCCGGGAGCGTGGTTTTCAGTCTTCGTCTATTAATGCCTTGCCAGGCCCCAAGTTGGCCTCCTACAACACCCAGCGGAACTCAAAAGTCTTCTTTAAACCTCTCTGA
- a CDS encoding DUF1631 family protein, with the protein MDPRERRSSPRKPIKLAAQVDLGGGEHWPCQIADFCAEGLFIRYSGETSRKLDRALASGNPPELVVRFRSIDGQRRHELHVSIVRRIDGAMGVNFTRANPEAVDAMLQQCGGSRNQERSSLRPPSDRVQFVLHQAAKSVIQFIEPLMDACFLQMVAALKQSAEKASNDQQANEFMDASGQLQARQRVIWHQMARNLESPLKPAPKGFPGSELSVVDKGEFEDWLTIRVMVTKADTQYRGDLLQLKLRLDKLGIANATGHHNPLGPSLVCESFHAGLSHLKGSREVEKVCLKAFEQAVLLKLDPLYKELNSILIRHGVLPDLDLSKYLSEKAAAKSESKAVPETSPVTEGSSPGKQTEAKTSEKPRASGSGRRFDASRAGGEFRGHAQAAQTAFATVRNLISTLTASRIASGDPEPVAFPPNARPLSAGEFQRELQQLQVQASDPSAEQVPLKERVVEKIRESGETKLNEEQQGTVDVVDRFFRSVVESPKLSEYAQERMRQLEVPVLKVVMRDPAFFDDQDSPVRGVMNRLAQLGVKGGRVNPVVQRKVDELVQRITTDFEQDTGVFEQTVQELDSLIDRQNLVYRRNVERVTAAAEGAQKVAESKTAVADMLNQKLAGRKVPKAVLSLLDGGWRDLLSLTWIRQGPDSQLWHDYLAVIDSLLSFADDPDSAVNLPELLRVIQDGLASISSNHMPSSQIRDELKQFLVRSPDNAPELVEVPAAQPDKEDKQTAMSEREQRSLQRWIKRVQQLRTGDWLRDQDKPDDPQYIRLVWIARGFSRFVFVNHQGMRVVELELEALARHMRKGIIVPDGQYERPLVDESIDRMVSKVYDQLSWASTHDELTGLLGRREFERMLDQQLARREDVRALLRIDLRRFRLLNDTAGYQAGDATLKKVADILGRHVEDGMPLARLAGNEFGMLVPAENAMQVAKDLIRSLEEAEFTFDGRTYRLSASAGVVPEQPALVSAERWLRASEQALAASRQQGHGKVAEHALDAGDQARQEQIAAKVAGLSDLNEERMLLRCQKIIPLHAKAAMSPQYEVLISMYDDAGNLITGRDFVRMAERYDRMQAVDRWVVGHMLDWLQEKAPDPRHLGGICINLSGYSLNDQSLLEFIYEKLSQKDAPIERLWFELTEASAINDIEAVADFILEMKELGCRFCLGNFGSGPSSFQFMRSLPVDFIKIDSAFTSQLTTSETDRAMVQSMVEMAHYMKREVIASKVESRDVLDMLTQLGVDYAQGFVVEKPRLLDSLT; encoded by the coding sequence ATGGATCCGAGAGAACGTCGTAGCAGCCCCCGTAAACCTATCAAACTGGCAGCCCAGGTCGATCTGGGAGGCGGAGAGCACTGGCCTTGCCAGATTGCGGATTTTTGTGCCGAAGGGCTGTTTATTCGCTATTCAGGCGAAACCTCCCGGAAACTTGATCGAGCCCTGGCTTCCGGCAATCCTCCGGAACTGGTGGTGCGGTTTCGCAGCATCGATGGCCAGCGCCGTCATGAGTTGCACGTCAGTATTGTCCGTCGCATCGACGGCGCCATGGGTGTGAACTTCACGCGCGCCAACCCCGAGGCCGTGGATGCGATGCTGCAGCAATGTGGTGGCTCTCGGAATCAGGAGCGTTCCTCGCTCCGGCCCCCGAGTGACCGTGTTCAGTTCGTGCTGCATCAGGCCGCCAAATCAGTTATCCAGTTTATCGAGCCGCTCATGGATGCCTGCTTCCTGCAGATGGTTGCAGCACTGAAGCAGTCGGCGGAGAAGGCTTCAAACGATCAGCAGGCGAACGAGTTCATGGATGCATCCGGGCAGCTCCAGGCCCGCCAGCGGGTTATCTGGCATCAGATGGCCCGCAACCTTGAGTCGCCACTGAAACCGGCCCCGAAGGGCTTCCCAGGCTCAGAGCTATCGGTGGTGGACAAAGGGGAGTTTGAGGACTGGCTTACCATTCGGGTGATGGTGACCAAAGCGGATACCCAATACCGGGGTGACCTGCTCCAGTTAAAACTCCGTCTCGACAAACTCGGCATTGCCAATGCAACGGGCCATCATAATCCTCTCGGCCCTTCGCTTGTCTGTGAGTCCTTTCATGCCGGGCTGAGTCATCTCAAAGGCTCGCGCGAGGTCGAGAAAGTCTGCCTCAAGGCCTTTGAGCAAGCGGTCCTGTTGAAGCTGGATCCCCTCTACAAGGAGCTGAACAGTATTCTGATCCGGCACGGGGTGTTGCCGGATCTGGACCTCAGCAAGTACCTGAGCGAGAAAGCGGCGGCAAAGTCAGAATCCAAGGCCGTACCCGAGACCAGCCCGGTGACTGAAGGCTCCTCACCGGGTAAGCAAACCGAAGCAAAAACGAGCGAAAAGCCCAGAGCGTCCGGTTCCGGGCGTCGTTTTGATGCCAGTCGGGCAGGTGGTGAATTCCGCGGCCATGCGCAGGCTGCTCAAACAGCGTTTGCCACCGTTCGAAATCTGATCAGCACCCTGACTGCAAGCCGGATTGCCAGCGGGGATCCCGAACCCGTGGCATTCCCGCCCAATGCCCGGCCACTCTCCGCCGGTGAGTTTCAGCGCGAGCTTCAGCAGTTGCAGGTGCAGGCATCGGATCCATCGGCAGAGCAGGTGCCACTCAAGGAGCGGGTGGTTGAAAAGATCCGCGAGAGCGGGGAGACCAAACTTAATGAAGAGCAGCAGGGTACGGTCGACGTTGTGGACCGTTTTTTCAGGTCTGTGGTCGAGAGTCCCAAGCTCAGCGAATACGCTCAGGAACGGATGCGCCAGCTGGAAGTTCCGGTCCTTAAGGTGGTCATGCGAGATCCTGCTTTCTTTGACGACCAGGACAGTCCGGTACGTGGCGTGATGAACCGGCTTGCACAGCTGGGGGTGAAAGGTGGCCGAGTCAACCCGGTTGTGCAGCGTAAGGTGGATGAGCTGGTTCAGCGAATTACCACGGATTTTGAGCAGGATACCGGGGTGTTCGAGCAGACGGTGCAGGAACTCGACTCCCTGATTGATCGACAAAACCTGGTCTACCGGCGCAATGTGGAACGGGTCACCGCAGCGGCCGAGGGCGCTCAGAAAGTGGCTGAGTCCAAGACTGCCGTTGCCGACATGCTGAATCAGAAGCTGGCTGGCCGGAAGGTTCCCAAGGCCGTGCTGAGCTTGCTCGATGGAGGCTGGCGCGACTTGCTGTCACTGACCTGGATTCGCCAGGGGCCGGACAGTCAGCTCTGGCACGATTACCTGGCGGTGATTGATTCCCTGCTGTCTTTTGCCGATGACCCAGACAGCGCCGTCAACCTGCCTGAGCTCTTGAGGGTGATCCAGGACGGGCTGGCTTCGATCTCCAGCAACCATATGCCCTCGTCGCAGATTCGTGATGAGCTGAAACAGTTCCTGGTTCGAAGCCCGGACAATGCGCCCGAACTGGTGGAGGTTCCAGCTGCGCAACCGGACAAGGAAGATAAGCAGACCGCCATGTCCGAGCGCGAACAGCGCAGCCTTCAGCGCTGGATTAAACGAGTCCAGCAGTTGCGCACTGGCGACTGGCTCCGGGATCAGGACAAGCCGGATGACCCTCAGTACATTCGCCTGGTCTGGATTGCCCGTGGTTTCAGCCGGTTTGTCTTTGTAAACCATCAGGGCATGCGTGTGGTTGAGCTGGAACTTGAGGCTCTGGCCCGTCACATGCGTAAGGGCATTATTGTTCCTGATGGCCAGTATGAGCGACCGCTGGTGGATGAGAGCATCGATCGCATGGTTAGTAAGGTGTATGACCAGCTGTCCTGGGCATCCACCCATGATGAGCTGACAGGGCTTCTGGGGCGCCGCGAGTTCGAGCGCATGCTCGATCAGCAGCTGGCACGTCGGGAGGATGTGCGGGCGTTGTTGAGAATCGACCTTCGCCGTTTCCGGTTGCTGAATGATACCGCTGGATACCAGGCGGGAGATGCCACCCTGAAAAAGGTTGCGGATATTCTGGGTCGTCATGTGGAGGATGGCATGCCTCTGGCCCGACTGGCGGGCAATGAATTCGGGATGCTGGTGCCGGCCGAGAACGCCATGCAGGTAGCGAAGGACCTGATCAGGTCATTGGAGGAGGCCGAGTTCACCTTTGATGGTCGCACCTACCGCCTTTCAGCCAGCGCAGGCGTGGTGCCCGAGCAGCCGGCGCTGGTTAGCGCCGAACGCTGGCTAAGAGCCTCTGAGCAGGCTCTGGCGGCGTCCAGACAGCAGGGGCATGGCAAAGTCGCTGAGCACGCACTGGATGCCGGTGATCAGGCTCGCCAGGAACAGATTGCTGCCAAAGTGGCTGGCCTCAGTGACCTCAATGAGGAGCGCATGCTGCTGAGGTGTCAGAAGATCATTCCGTTGCATGCCAAGGCGGCAATGTCGCCCCAGTATGAGGTGCTTATCAGCATGTATGACGATGCTGGCAACCTCATTACCGGCAGGGACTTTGTGCGCATGGCGGAGAGGTATGACCGGATGCAGGCGGTGGATCGCTGGGTGGTCGGTCATATGCTGGACTGGTTGCAGGAGAAAGCACCGGATCCCCGCCACCTGGGCGGTATTTGTATTAACCTGTCCGGTTACTCCCTCAACGACCAGTCCCTGCTGGAGTTCATCTACGAGAAGCTGAGCCAGAAGGATGCACCGATTGAACGGCTTTGGTTTGAGCTTACGGAGGCCTCTGCGATCAATGATATTGAAGCGGTGGCTGACTTTATTCTGGAAATGAAGGAGCTCGGGTGCCGCTTCTGTCTGGGTAATTTTGGTAGTGGGCCGAGTTCGTTCCAGTTTATGCGGTCGCTGCCGGTGGATTTCATCAAGATCGACAGTGCTTTCACCAGCCAGCTCACCACCAGTGAAACTGATCGGGCCATGGTGCAGTCCATGGTTGAGATGGCGCACTATATGAAGCGGGAAGTGATTGCCTCCAAGGTTGAATCCCGGGACGTTCTGGATATGCTGACACAACTGGGTGTGGATTACGCTCAGGGCTTCGTAGTCGAGAAGCCCCGCTTACTCGACAGCCTTACCTGA
- a CDS encoding pirin family protein yields the protein MTARTLRQVIPGAETSDGAGVRIKRSLGQQPSVRLDPFLMLDEFGSADAADYISGFPSHPHRGFETVTYMIEGHMLHEDHLGNRGDLRNGGVQWMTAGRGIIHSEMPQQEEGVMRGFQLWLNLPAAEKMTDAGYRDIQPEDIPEIVLAGGQIKLIAGTLVIDGIPHAGAVTGRSTQPVYADIHLDPAGQVTLPVPETHNGMLYLYDGEASLGNTDLQLSAANVLGDGDHISVTAGAQGARLLLIAGKPIGEPIVQYGPFVMNTREEIEQTLRDFRDGRLTA from the coding sequence ATGACAGCACGCACACTCAGACAGGTCATTCCGGGTGCCGAAACCTCTGACGGGGCCGGCGTCCGCATCAAGCGGTCACTGGGACAGCAGCCCTCGGTACGACTGGACCCTTTCCTGATGCTGGACGAGTTCGGATCAGCGGATGCCGCAGACTACATTTCCGGCTTTCCATCCCACCCGCACCGTGGCTTTGAAACGGTGACCTATATGATCGAAGGACACATGCTCCACGAAGATCATCTGGGTAACCGCGGTGATCTTCGCAATGGGGGTGTGCAGTGGATGACCGCGGGGCGCGGCATAATCCACTCGGAAATGCCCCAGCAGGAAGAGGGGGTAATGCGAGGCTTCCAGCTCTGGCTGAACCTGCCTGCTGCCGAGAAGATGACCGACGCTGGTTACCGCGATATCCAGCCCGAGGATATTCCTGAAATCGTTTTGGCAGGCGGTCAGATCAAACTGATCGCGGGCACACTGGTGATTGACGGCATCCCCCATGCTGGAGCCGTAACGGGACGAAGTACCCAGCCTGTTTACGCGGATATCCATCTGGACCCTGCTGGCCAGGTGACTCTGCCGGTGCCGGAGACCCACAATGGCATGTTGTACCTTTATGACGGCGAGGCCAGCCTGGGCAACACGGATCTGCAGCTCAGTGCAGCCAATGTCCTTGGAGATGGCGACCACATTTCCGTGACTGCCGGCGCACAGGGTGCGCGCCTGTTGCTGATAGCCGGCAAGCCCATTGGTGAGCCGATCGTTCAATACGGACCGTTTGTGATGAATACCCGTGAAGAGATCGAGCAGACGCTGAGGGATTTCCGGGACGGCAGACTTACCGCCTGA